A single window of Venturia canescens isolate UGA chromosome 3, ASM1945775v1, whole genome shotgun sequence DNA harbors:
- the Mi-2 gene encoding chromodomain-helicase-DNA-binding protein Mi-2 homolog isoform X4: MAASDEEVEESYAGEEDAEEGATATAGATVPVDGSSDAEESQKLEEDDDYEPEERKKKKGKKRKARSEDKKGKKKKKKKKSDSGDESDFGAGNAAGGGEQGEGAGEDSDYAASRKSRKSSSRKSLSHGAPPAQTQEPTTGMPTIEEVCSTFGLTDVHIDYTDADFQNLTTYKLFQQHVRPLLAKENPKVPMSKLMMLVAAKWRDFSELNPHTQPDADVSTASVDEDNRSSRANRGAAAAAQEIEDEDEEDEDSDRRRKSRGSRAKKGKKASKVPTLKIKLSKRKRGSSDEEAEGSAAGTDRDSDMEFEQMLADAEDAPGGEDGVKGVDDEGAEPPAEPPVRRKAKTKIGNKTKKKKKTKTTSKFPDGETDHQDYCEVCQQGGEIILCDTCPRAYHLVCLEPELEETPEGKWSCPHCESEGAAEDDDEHMEFCRVCKDGGELLCCDSCTSAYHTHCLNPPLTEIPDGDWKCPRCSCPPICGKVAKILTWRWKEVSDAPSEEPSTSKAAPKPRKMREFFVKWADMSYWHCDWITELQLDVFHPLMFRNYSRKYDMDEPPKLEEPLDESDSRVKRLKIQEGGTNREEYNLEERFYKYGVRPEWLVVHRVINHRLSRDGRATYLVKWRDLGYDLATWEDEHEDIPGLKQAVDYYLDLRAAYSNDAVTSRKGKKGKGKRSKTREIIDDEERAPKRYTPPPDKPTTDLKKKLERQPDYLDITAMQLHPYQLEGLNWLRYSWGQGIDTILADEMGLGKTIQTITFLYSLYKEGHCKGPFLVSVPLSTIINWEREFETWAPDFYCVTYVGDKDSRIVIRENELSFEEGAVRGGRASKIRSSQIKFNVLLTSYELVSIDSACLGSIDWAVLVVDEAHRLKSNQSKFFRLLASYNIAYKLLLTGTPLQNNLEELFHLLNFLCRDKFNDLSTFQNEFADISKEEQVKKLHEMLGPHMLRRLKADVLKNMPSKSEFIVRVELSPMQKKYYKYILTRNFEALNPKGGGQQVSLLNIMMDLKKCCNHPYLFPAASQEAPTGPNGNYETGALIKAAGKLVLLSRMLKKLRDEGHRVLIFSQMTKMLDILEDYLEGEGYKYERIDGNITGTQRQEAIDRFNAPGAQQFVFLLSTRAGGLGINLATADTVIIYDSDWNPHNDIQAFSRAHRIGQANKVMIYRFVTRNSVEERVTQVAKRKMMLTHLVVRPGMGGKGANFSKQELDDILRFGTEELFKEEEGKEDEAIHYDDKAVAELLDRSKEGIEQKENWANEYLSSFKVASYVTKEGEVEEEADTEIIKQEAENTDPAYWIKLLRHHYEQQQEDIARTLGKGKRVRKQVNYNDGGVTGDQGARDDQPWQENLSDYNSDFSAPSDDDKEDDDFDEKGDGDLLSRRSRRRLERRDEKDRPLPPLLARVNGNIEVLGFNARQRKAFLNAIMRYGMPPQDAFNSQWLVRDLRGKSEKNFKAYVSLFMRHLCEPGADNAETFADGVPREGLSRQHVLTRIGVMSLIRKKVQEFEHINGYYSMPEMIRKPVEPVKNEGATTATAATATSATTEGAAAAGTPSSTGATPATSNAPSPAATPTPNNVAAGSTSTTTPGETTKTTSETADAAKDVKEETTDKVVGEGKDVKEEPKEDGSVKEDSEASDRNKETVKEEVRATSEEKEATEGEGGSEENKKATVEVKTEKTSNTSVTTTTTTTTTASKSGTEDVTPDASNLGPESRAKAADLDEEVVIVKDDEEEESGKKEEKEVKDATKESSAEATDVTKPKRKFMFNIADGGFTELHTLWLNEEKAAVPGREYEIWHRRHDYWLLAGIVTHGYGRWQDIQNDIRFAIINEPFKMDVGKGNFLEIKNKFLARRFKLLEQALVIEEQLRRAAYLNLTQDPNHPAMSLNARFAEVECLAESHQHLSKESLAGNKPANAVLHKVLNQLEELLSDMKSDVSRLPATLARIPPVAQRLQMSERSILSRLAATAPGGAAGSQSGQAALLAQQFPAGFSGGQLQATFAGAANFGNFRPQYSVPGQPPQGFTA, translated from the exons CCGATGTTCACATTGATTACACCGACGCTGATTTCCAGAATCTTACCACTTACAAGCTGTTCCAGCAACACGTCAGACCTCTTTTGGCTAAAGAGAATCCAAAG gTACCAATGTCGAAGCTCATGATGCTGGTTGCTGCGAAATGGCGAGATTTCTCAGAATTGAATCCGCACACGCAGCCAGACGCGGACGTATCGACGGCGAGCGTTGACGAAGACAATCGGAGTTCACGGGCAAATCGCGGGGCAGCGGCAGCCGCTCAAGAAATTGAGGATGAAGATGAGGAGGACGAAGATAGCGATCGCAGGAGAAAATCGAGAGGATCGCGAGCGAAAAAGGGCAAAAAAGCTTCGAAAGTGCCAACTTTGAAGATAAAACTGAGCAAACGCAAACGCGGCAGTTCG GATGAAGAGGCTGAAGGAAGTGCCGCTGGTACAGATAGAGATTCCGACATGGAGTTCGAGCAAATGTTGGCCGACGCGGAAGACGCCCCGGGTGGAGAGGACGGTGTTAAAGGAGTAGATGACGAAGGAGCTGAGCCCCCGGCTGAGCCACCGGTTAGAAGGAAGGCTAAAACAAAAATTGGCAACAAgacaaagaagaagaagaagacaaAGACGACGTCAAAGTTCCCAGATGGAGAG ACGGATCATCAGGACTACTGCGAGGTCTGTCAGCAAGGCGGTGAGATAATACTCTGTGACACGTGTCCCCGGGCTTACCATCTCGTTTGTCTGGAGCCCGAGCTCGAGGAGACTCCAGAGGGAAAATGGAGCTGTCCTCACTGCGAGAGCGAAG GCGCAGcggaggacgacgacgagcaCATGGAATTCTGTCGCGTTTGTAAGGACGGCGGAGAGTTGCTGTGCTGCGACAGTTGCACGAGCGCTTATCACACGCACTGCCTCAATCCACCTTTGACAGAAATACCGGACGGCGATTGGAAGTGTCCGAGATGTTCGTGTCCACCGATATGCGGCAAAGTCGCGAAAATACTTACCTGGCGATGGAAGGAAGTTTCGGATGCGCCTTCAGAAGAGCCTTCTACAAGCAAAGCGGCCCCGAAGCCCCGGAAAATGCGGGAGTTTTTCGTCAAATGGGCGGACATGTCTTATTGGCACTGTGACTGGATAACGGAGCTTCAATTGGACGTTTTTCATCCTCTCATGTTCCGAAATTATTCGCGAAAGTACGATATGGACGAGCCTCCGAAGCTCGAGGAGCCGCTCGACGAGAGCGACTCTCGTGTCAAACGTTTGAAGATTCAGGAAGGTGGGACCAATCGCGAGGAGTACAACCTTGAGGAAAGATTCTACAAATATGGCGTCCGACCCGAATGGCTTGTTGTACATCGTGTCATTAATCATCGATTGTCGCGAGACGGTCGGGCCACTTATCTCGTCAAATGGCGAGATTTGGGCTACGATCTCGCCACCTGGGAAGACGAACACGAGGATATTCCCGGGCTCAAACAAGCCGTTGATTATTATCTTGATCTCCGAGCTGCTTACAGCAACGACGCTGTCACTTCGAGAAAAGGCAAAAAAGGCAAAGGCAAAAGATCCAAAACTAGGGAGATCATCGACGACGAGGAAAGGGCTCCTAAACGATATACCCCACCACCTGACAAACCGACCActgatttgaagaaaaaacttgaacGACAGCCCGATTATCTCGATATCACTGCCATGCAGCTCCATCCCTATCAGTTGGAGGGATTGAATTGGTTAAGGTATTCATGGGGGCAAGGAATCGACACTATTCTCGCTGATGAAATGGGTCTCGGTAAAACTATTCAGACCATTACGTTTTTGTACTCCTTGTACAAAGAAGGTCACTGCAAAGGCCCCTTCCTCGTTTCTGTACCTCTTTCAACCATTATCAATTGGGAACGTGAATTCGAGACTTGGGCACCTGATTTCTACTGTGTCACATATGTCG gTGACAAGGACAGTCGAATTGTAATTCGAGAGAATGAATTGTCATTCGAAGAGGGAGCAGTGCGAGGAGGTCGAGCCTCCAAGATTCGGTCTTCTCAGATAAAATTCAACGTTTTATTGACGAGTTACGAGCTTGTTTCCATTGATTCAGCTTGTTTAGGCTCGATCGACTGGGCCGTGCTCGTCGTCGATGAGGCTCATCGACTTAAATCCAATCAGTCAAAGTTCTTCAGGCTCTTGGCTTCTTACAACATTGCATACAAGCTTTTGCTCACCGGTACACCGCTACAAAACAATCTCGAAGAACTTTTCCATCTCTTGAATTTCTTGTGCCGCGACAAATTCAACGATCTATCGACTTTCCAAAATGAATTTGCGGATATTTCAAAAGAGGAACAGgtgaaaaaacttcacgaaaTGTTGGGACCTCATATGCTGCGAAGATTGAAGGCTGATGTGCTCAAG aACATGCCGAGCAAATCAGAGTTTATTGttcgagtcgagctctcaccGATGCAAAAGAAATATTACAAATACATTTTGACGCGAAACTTCGAAGCTCTGAATCCGAAAGGCGGAGGACAACAAGTTTCGCTGTTGAATATAATGATGGACCTGAAAAAGTGCTGTAATCATCCGTATCTATTCCCTGCGGCTTCGCAAGAGGCACCGACCGGACCAAACGGCAATTACGAGACAGGCGCTCTCATCAAAGCTGCCGGAAAGCTAGTACTTCTCAGCAGAATGCTGAAAAAACTTCGAGATGAGGGGCACAGAGTTCTTATATTTTCGCAAATGACGAAAATGCTGGATATTCTTGAGGATTATCTCGAAGGCGAGGGATACAAGTACGAGAGGATAGACGGTAACATCACAGGAACACAGCGTCAAGAAGCTATCGACAGATTCAATGCTCCTG GTGCTCAACAATTTGTTTTCCTTCTCTCGACTCGAGCCGGCGGTCTTGGTATCAATCTCGCAACCGCCGATACTGTTATTATTTACGATTCTGATTGGAATCCGCATAACGACATACAAGCTTTCAGTAGAGCTCACAGAATCGGGCAAGCCAACAAAGTCATGATTTATCGTTTTGTAACTCGTAATTCAGTTGAGGAGAGGGTTACGCAGGTTGCTAAGCGTAAAATGATGTTGACGCATTTGGTCGTTCGACCGGGTATGGGCGGAAAAGGTGCCAATTTCAGCAAACAGGAACTCGACGACATTTTACGTTTCG GTACCGAGGAACTGTTTAAGGAAGAAGAAGGCAAAGAAGACGAGGCTATACACTACGACGATAAAGCTGTCGCCGAATTGCTTGATCGTAGCAAAGAAGGTATCGAACAAAAGGAGAATTGGGCAAACGAGTACCTGAGCTCGTTCAAGGTTGCGTCTTACGTAACTAAAGAAGGCGAAGTCGAAGAGGAAGCCGATACTGAAATTATCAAACAGGAAGCTGAAAACACAGATCCAGCTTACTGGATTAAATTGTTGAGGCATCATTACGAACAGCAACAAGAGGACATTGCACGAACTTTGGGAAAAG GTAAACGTGTGAGGAAACAAGTAAATTACAACGACGGCGGAGTAACCGGAGATCAGGGAGCCCGGGACGATCAGCCATGGCAAGAAAATTTGTCGGACTACAACAGTGACTTCAGCGCACCGAGTGACGATGACAAAGAGGACGACGATTTCGATGAAAAGGGTGACGGAGATTTACTCTCTCGTCGAAGCAGACGACGGCTCGAGCGAAGAGACGAAAAGGACAGACCGTTGCCACCACTTCTTGCCAGGGTCAACGGGAATATAGAG GTTCTCGGATTTAACGCACGACAACGGAAGGCTTTCCTCAATGCGATCATGCGTTACGGAATGCCGCCTCAGGACGCCTTCAATTCTCAATG GTTGGTGCGAGACCTAAGGGGCAAATCGGAAAAGAATTTCAAGGCCTACGTTTCACTGTTCATGAGACACTTGTGTGAGCCCGGAGCCGACAATGCTGAGACTTTTGCTGATGGCGTGCCACGCGAGGGTCTCAGTCGTCAGCATGTTTTGACCAGGATTGGCGTCATGTCGTTGATTCGGAAAAAG GTACAAGAATTCGAGCACATAAACGGTTATTACTCAATGCCTGAGATGATAAGGAAACCAGTAGAGCCAGTTAAGAATGAAGGAGCGACCACGGCAACCGCTGCTACTGCGACAAGTGCCACAACGGAAGGTGCTGCCGCTGCCGGTACGCCAAGTAGCACGGGTGCAACACCCGCAACCTCCAATGCTCCGAGCCCCGCGGCAACACCTACGCCAAACAACGTTGCCGCCGGTTCTACCTCGACAACTACTCCCGGcgaaacaacaaaaacaacCTCTGAGACAGCTGACGCTGCGAAAGACGTTAAGGAAGAAACAACCGACAAAGTG gtcgGTGAGGGTAAGGATGTGAAAGAAGAGCCCAAAGAGGACGGCAGTGTCAAAGAGGATTCAGAGGCGAGCGATAGAAATAAGGAAACGGTGAAAGAGGAGGTCAGGGCCACAAGCGAAGAGAAAGAGGCGACCGAGGGTGAGGGTGGCTCTGAGGAGAATAAGAAAGCAACGGTAGAAGTGAAAACAGAAAAGACGTCGAATACGAGCGTGACGACAACGACAACGACCACGACGACGGCGTCAAAGAGCGGTACCGAGGATGTGACACCGGATGCTAGCAACCTTGGGCCAGAGAGTAGAGCGAAAGCTGCTGACCTTGACGAGGAAGTTGTTATTGTTAAGGACGACGAAGAAGAGGAAAGCGGTAAAAAAGAG GAAAAAGAAGTAAAGGACGCGACCAAGGAGAGCAGCGCCGAAGCAACGGACGTGACGAAACCAAAACGCAAGTTCATGTTCAACATCGCCGACGGCGGTTTTACCGAATTACACACACTTTggttgaacgaagaaaaagcgGCGGTTCCCGGACGCGAATACGAGATTTGGCACAGGAGACACGATTACTGGCTGCTCGCCGGCATAGTGACTCACGGCTACGGCCGTTGGCAAGACATTCAAAACGACATTAGGTTCGCTATAATCAACGAACCTTTCAAAATGGACGTCGGAAAGGGCAactttttggaaataaaaaataaatttttggcgAGACGTTTCAAACTTCTCGAACAAGCCTTGGTCATCGAGGAACAACTTAGAAGAGCAGCGTACCTTAATCTTACTCAAGATCCCAATCATCCCGCCATGAGCCTCAACGCCAGATTCGCCGAGGTCGAATGTCTCGCTGAATCTCATCAACATCTCAGCAAGGAAAGTCTTGCCGGTAACAAACCCGCCAACGCGGTACTTCACAAG GTACTCAATCAATTAGAGGAACTCTTGTCGGACATGAAATCGGACGTGAGCAGGTTACCGGCGACGTTGGCGAGGATTCCACCAGTTGCACAGCGTCTTCAAATGTCGGAGCGATCGATACTAAGCAGATTGGCGGCGACTGCTCCGGGTGGTGCGGCCGGATCGCAATCCGGTCAAGCGGCTCTGTTGGCCCAACAATTTCCCGCTGGTTTTTCGGGCGGACAGTTGCAAGCGACCTTTGCCGGTGCGGCTAATTTTGGAAACTTCAGGCCCCAATACTCTGTCCCGGGTCAACCGCCCCAAGGTTTCACAG CTTAA